Proteins from a genomic interval of Acetobacterium woodii DSM 1030:
- a CDS encoding ABC transporter ATP-binding protein: MNLQVDGLAFKYPCQKVLKGISFSMKKGECLAVLGTNGAGKSTLLKCINKILKPQHGNVLIEQENVRDFKQIDLAKKVAYVSQSNQSTTTTVFDSILIGRKPYIKWDVSKNDLRIVNETIKMLDLEKFALKNVDELSGGEYQKVLIGRALAQETGVLMLDEPTSSLDLKNQLEVLQLIKEITALKNITAVVTIHDLNLALRFADKFILLKNGVIHAAGGKEVITADNIAQVYDVVVTVEQVNNQMIVVPK; encoded by the coding sequence TTGAATTTACAAGTCGATGGATTAGCCTTTAAATATCCCTGTCAAAAGGTTTTAAAAGGAATCTCTTTTTCGATGAAAAAGGGCGAATGTTTAGCGGTTTTGGGGACAAATGGAGCGGGCAAATCGACACTACTCAAATGTATCAATAAAATTCTCAAACCGCAGCATGGAAACGTCTTAATTGAGCAGGAAAATGTTCGGGATTTTAAACAGATTGATCTGGCCAAAAAGGTAGCTTATGTCTCACAAAGTAACCAAAGTACAACGACCACCGTTTTTGATTCTATTTTGATTGGTCGAAAACCGTATATTAAATGGGATGTGAGCAAAAATGATTTAAGAATTGTGAATGAGACCATAAAAATGCTGGATCTCGAAAAATTTGCATTAAAAAATGTTGATGAGTTGAGTGGCGGTGAATACCAAAAAGTGCTAATTGGCAGGGCGTTAGCCCAGGAAACCGGGGTGCTGATGCTGGATGAACCAACCAGCAGCTTGGATTTAAAAAATCAGCTGGAGGTACTCCAGTTAATTAAAGAAATTACCGCGCTTAAGAATATCACGGCGGTGGTGACAATTCATGATCTAAACTTGGCGTTACGCTTTGCAGATAAATTTATTTTATTAAAAAACGGTGTTATTCATGCCGCGGGTGGAAAGGAGGTCATTACAGCTGATAATATAGCCCAAGTTTATGATGTTGTGGTAACGGTTGAACAGGTTAACAATCAGATGATTGTGGTTCCAAAATAA
- a CDS encoding iron ABC transporter substrate-binding protein encodes MKKKRVWVLVVSIALVLIVVGGCATQAETGTKTAQQITVTDTLGRTVELTGNAQKIVATGVGALRLYTYVGAVDKIAGIEGIDQKSSIGKPYVIVNPEFANLPTIGAGGPNSSPDPEQILKVEPDVIFTTTATDTATADELQNKTGIPVIALSSGSTGLFDETLYQSLTIIGQVMGTEARATEVVDFIKAYEADLKQRTTGIDEAAKVTSYVGALGSKGAQGIESTRAQYPPFIAVDAKNVVDQTGKSGSMMIDKEQLLQWNPQKIFIDFDGIEKVKADLSANPEYYASLNAFKDNEVYMILPYILYGTNIEVAIADAYSIGKVLYPEQFSDVEPGDIMDEASEELLGAKVYDQMVADYGTFGKFAQ; translated from the coding sequence ATGAAGAAAAAACGAGTTTGGGTATTGGTAGTAAGCATTGCCTTGGTTTTAATCGTGGTTGGAGGGTGCGCGACGCAGGCTGAAACCGGGACTAAAACGGCGCAACAGATTACGGTAACGGACACCTTGGGACGGACGGTCGAATTAACCGGAAATGCCCAAAAAATTGTGGCTACTGGGGTTGGAGCCTTACGTTTATACACTTATGTTGGCGCTGTCGATAAAATTGCCGGTATTGAAGGAATCGACCAAAAATCTTCAATTGGAAAACCTTATGTGATTGTCAATCCGGAGTTTGCGAATTTGCCGACAATTGGTGCTGGGGGACCCAATAGCTCCCCAGATCCGGAACAAATTCTTAAAGTTGAACCGGATGTTATTTTCACCACAACGGCTACTGACACAGCCACGGCAGATGAACTTCAAAATAAAACCGGAATCCCGGTTATTGCGTTAAGTAGTGGTTCAACCGGGTTGTTTGATGAGACGTTGTATCAGTCGTTGACAATTATTGGCCAGGTAATGGGAACAGAAGCAAGAGCCACCGAAGTCGTGGATTTTATAAAAGCGTATGAAGCTGATTTAAAACAGCGAACAACTGGGATTGACGAGGCTGCTAAGGTTACCTCATATGTGGGGGCGTTGGGATCTAAAGGCGCTCAGGGAATTGAAAGTACACGGGCGCAATATCCGCCATTTATTGCCGTCGATGCTAAAAACGTTGTCGATCAGACGGGAAAATCCGGAAGTATGATGATCGATAAGGAGCAATTATTGCAATGGAATCCGCAAAAAATATTTATCGATTTTGATGGGATTGAAAAAGTGAAGGCGGATCTGTCAGCCAATCCAGAATATTATGCAAGTCTCAATGCCTTTAAAGATAACGAAGTTTATATGATTTTACCTTACATTTTATATGGAACAAATATCGAAGTTGCCATTGCGGATGCTTATTCAATTGGCAAAGTCCTTTATCCGGAACAATTTAGTGATGTCGAACCGGGTGATATTATGGATGAAGCATCGGAAGAATTGTTGGGAGCCAAGGTTTATGATCAAATGGTCGCTGATTATGGCACCTTTGGAAAATTTGCACAGTAA